One Clostridia bacterium DNA segment encodes these proteins:
- a CDS encoding AAA family ATPase — protein sequence MLTSLQCKNFRCLEDVDVPLGPLTAIVGPNGSGKTAILRAIDMVFGEVWPSMRSFRIPQDFYAFDTSRGIEIIVWFDPPYVHEDDFDNRHQVNAVRLSCKPYQRSGKWGTAGDLHVDLEPLNAEGDVPLIPVTPRRKGVKPQFRPLPVGTALREQNRVLFVDHRRSVLQHLPTVRGSILAKLLEPARREFTAEADFRKAYETAMECLRTEQVRELEKRIQDTAKRMLGFLGRGVAKSIEIGFGFADPSNPFNSLRLQYREGDLEVPAEELGLGIQSAIVVGLFDAFRQLGGEFQTIVIEEPEMYLHPQAQRYFYRLLREMVEASQCQVIYSTHSPIFADVNLYETLRLVRKDPGQSSSVTYVSVENYERLAKERERQKLAGQFNPARNEVFFAKKALLVEGPADRSAVLIVAERMNLDIDAEGITVIDCGGKNGIPLVASVCTDLGIPFLVLHDEDIWPEDKGQDPARQAKENEVAQAENARILEAAGGQDRVLLIKPSLEAALNIGRNAKDKPQKVVERVRSMNLDEIPKELVAVVNMLFESNTCESTEVISPGEVQTRVANGGWGLR from the coding sequence ATGTTGACCAGTCTCCAATGCAAGAACTTTCGTTGTCTCGAGGATGTTGACGTCCCGCTTGGGCCACTGACCGCTATTGTTGGGCCAAACGGTTCTGGAAAGACTGCAATTCTCCGGGCCATAGATATGGTGTTTGGCGAGGTCTGGCCGTCCATGCGGAGTTTTCGGATTCCCCAGGATTTCTACGCATTCGACACATCACGGGGAATAGAGATAATCGTCTGGTTCGACCCTCCATATGTTCACGAGGATGACTTCGATAACAGGCACCAGGTTAACGCTGTCCGATTATCCTGCAAGCCGTACCAGAGATCTGGTAAGTGGGGGACCGCAGGAGACTTGCACGTCGACCTTGAGCCTCTAAACGCTGAAGGGGACGTGCCCCTTATTCCCGTAACGCCCCGACGCAAGGGTGTAAAGCCTCAATTTCGCCCCTTACCAGTTGGGACTGCACTTCGTGAACAGAACCGTGTCCTGTTTGTTGATCATAGACGTAGCGTTCTCCAGCACTTGCCGACTGTTAGGGGGTCCATCCTGGCCAAGCTCTTAGAGCCAGCGCGTCGTGAGTTCACAGCAGAAGCTGACTTTCGGAAAGCCTATGAAACTGCGATGGAGTGCCTTAGAACCGAACAGGTTCGTGAGTTAGAGAAGCGCATTCAAGATACCGCTAAGCGCATGCTAGGGTTTCTTGGCAGGGGCGTTGCCAAGTCAATCGAAATCGGGTTTGGGTTCGCAGATCCTTCAAATCCTTTCAATTCGCTGAGACTTCAATACAGGGAGGGCGACCTTGAGGTTCCAGCTGAAGAACTTGGGCTTGGAATTCAAAGTGCAATTGTAGTGGGGCTGTTCGATGCTTTTCGCCAGCTTGGTGGTGAATTTCAGACAATCGTTATAGAAGAACCGGAAATGTACTTACATCCACAGGCACAACGTTATTTCTACCGATTGCTCAGAGAGATGGTCGAAGCTTCACAATGCCAAGTGATCTACTCGACACACTCGCCTATTTTTGCGGACGTTAACTTATATGAGACACTTCGTCTTGTCCGTAAGGATCCTGGCCAGTCATCGAGCGTTACGTATGTCTCAGTGGAAAACTATGAACGTTTGGCTAAGGAAAGGGAACGCCAAAAACTGGCAGGACAGTTCAACCCAGCAAGAAATGAGGTTTTCTTCGCCAAGAAGGCACTACTTGTTGAAGGGCCTGCTGATCGTAGCGCAGTCCTAATAGTAGCTGAGCGGATGAATCTAGACATCGATGCCGAGGGTATTACTGTTATAGACTGTGGCGGCAAGAATGGTATTCCACTAGTTGCTAGTGTTTGTACCGATTTGGGAATACCCTTCTTGGTCCTACATGACGAGGACATTTGGCCGGAAGATAAGGGTCAAGATCCGGCTAGGCAAGCCAAGGAGAACGAGGTCGCTCAAGCAGAGAATGCGCGGATACTAGAAGCAGCTGGTGGACAGGACCGAGTATTGCTAATCAAACCATCATTGGAGGCGGCCCTAAATATTGGAAGAAATGCTAAGGATAAGCCTCAGAAGGTAGTAGAGAGAGTTCGTAGTATGAACTTGGATGAAATTCCGAAGGAACTAGTTGCCGTGGTCAATATGCTATTTGAGAGCAATACATGTGAAAGTACGGAAGTGATTTCTCCTGGTGAAGTCCAGACTCGAGTAGCCAATGGTGGGTGGGGATTAAGGTGA